The nucleotide sequence CAACTAAGTAGAAGTTCCagcatatttttctttcaatttttccgtaTAGTAAGCTTTGTTTTGATGTGAATATGATATCAGTGGTGCAACTAATATGTAATAATGCGCGTACCAGAATTCATTCAAGGAAACCCCTTCCTTTATTGAGTCGAATTCATCGTGTCCAGTTTTCGGAAGCAAGTTCAGCACCAAGCGAAGATCCATCGGAACAATCTATATTACCGCCTGAGAATGAAGAAATTATAATGTCCGAAGaagaactgatgaaaaaaagagaTATATCGAGATTAACTCCCGAACGTCGTGCAATTGTACATAATAAACCTTTGCCGTTCAATTGTGATGgcacaaaatacaaatttcaacaaaGTCTAGCTTTTCAGCGTCATTTATACGGTAAATACGGTAGCGGTATCGGTGTAGATCCCGCTGTATGTTTCATGACGAAAGAAGAAATGGACGAGTTTCGAGAATACGAAAAAGTAGCTAGTCCCGAGCATATTTTAGAAGTACGCAAACGGAAATTAGAAGAATTGGCTGAAGAGAAAAGGCAATATAGAATTCGAGAGGAACACTACGATAAAATGATGGCCTCGATGGAAgaacataagaaaaaaatacgtgaaaagATTTTGAGTAAAATCGCTGACGCCGAGGAAGCGAAAAGAAAAAGAGACGCTTTACTGGAAGAAGTTAAACGTCATTTTGGCTATACTATTGATcccaaagatgaaaaattccagCTCATGTTAGAACAGAaagaaaaagaacagaaaaagttaaggaaagaattgaaaaagaagaagagagAAGAATTTTTCATGGCGAAATTAGCTTCTTTGGAAAGTGGACCAGAAAATCCATCTGATAAACAAACCAAAGCATCTAAACAAGAAGAAAATGCTGCCAGAGATGATGATGAGAAAGATTCCGACGATGAGAACGAAAAAGAAAAGTGATTTAGTTGTACGAAAATGTTTcttaatgtaaaataaaacgtATTGTTTTCattacaatcatttttttgaagtcatacaataatttttacaatttaaaatgattatttattttcggtataaaaattacaattcctCAAGAGTTCACTTTTGAAATAACCGTAAACGCTGTTCTAAACCATGAAACGaatttacctacatttattcACCGACCATCGTTAATATATTTCTTGCATCCGTAAATTTTACGAACAAGagcctaaaatttaaaaaaaaatggaaatatagAGTTATCCataatgaattcaatttttatttcaattaataaacTGATTAGCGTCATTACCTGGTTGTCGTAATACATCTGTTGCTGTTTTCTAGCTCGGTTAATGTATGAACTCGGAGTATAAGATGTAGGCCTGATGTCTGTATTATTGTGCAATGATGGACGAAAAGcaatcaaaatcagttttttgtataaaatttcattatcttGCATAATTTTTCTACTTCTGTCATTTGTGAAACTCATGTTTAAACGTTTCcttattgttaaaaaaaaaaatcaaattttatttttaatttcgagcCAAAATTGAGTAGGTGCGTATAATATTT is from Planococcus citri chromosome 1, ihPlaCitr1.1, whole genome shotgun sequence and encodes:
- the CRIF gene encoding large ribosomal subunit protein mL64, with product MISVVQLICNNARTRIHSRKPLPLLSRIHRVQFSEASSAPSEDPSEQSILPPENEEIIMSEEELMKKRDISRLTPERRAIVHNKPLPFNCDGTKYKFQQSLAFQRHLYGKYGSGIGVDPAVCFMTKEEMDEFREYEKVASPEHILEVRKRKLEELAEEKRQYRIREEHYDKMMASMEEHKKKIREKILSKIADAEEAKRKRDALLEEVKRHFGYTIDPKDEKFQLMLEQKEKEQKKLRKELKKKKREEFFMAKLASLESGPENPSDKQTKASKQEENAARDDDEKDSDDENEKEK